In one Penaeus chinensis breed Huanghai No. 1 chromosome 33, ASM1920278v2, whole genome shotgun sequence genomic region, the following are encoded:
- the LOC125043406 gene encoding uncharacterized protein LOC125043406 → MFPLTAALLASLVLVTSAENNNFECQAEGRFSHPTDRSSYVDCVFSSFGSLVSITDSCNGGEFSEDLKTCISDQERKNSFRRGRALISDHSYQYMCSEGNGFFCADCTTMVSCVDGEAYPHPCSDGSTCAMLENFGGGVCYPGQPEGCSCTQANSFRIDFYDSKKFFYCNDSGSAPEMYQCQEEMTFDEMTTQCVNEENLPECERSGMFAIASNCSQYYTCIASKDGWIQKALSCETPNFMYNEASGNCEDPCGWNDGEFSCEAEGRFPDPRDCQRFFECIAIGDGYRVFSRECPAGYQWESEGQGVGICTKAVGDSSCKAFTQNKCVIPENMCSAAGGSTSTGADEPPVRRTARRGDRRT, encoded by the exons ATGTTCCCTCTCACGGCTGCGCTGCTCGCGTCGCTCGTCCTC GTGACATCGGCGGAGAATAACAA CTTCGAGTGCCAGGCCGAGGGAAGATTCTCTCACCCGACAGACCGCAGCTCTTACGTGGACTGTGTGTTTAGTTCCTTCGGCTCCCTTGTCTCAATCACTGACAGCTGCAATGGGGGAGAGTTTAGTGAAGATCTGAAGACCTGCATTTCT GACCAGGAGAGGAAAAACTCGTTCCGTCGGGGCCGAGCTCTAATATCGGACCACAGTTACCAGTACATGTGTTCGGAGGGAAACGGTTTCTTTTGTGCCGACTGCACGACGATGGTCAGCTGCGTAGATGGAGAGGCTTACCCACACCCCTGCAGCGATGGCTCCACCTGCGCCATGTTAGAGAACTTCGGCGGGGGCGTCTGCTACCCCGGGCAGCCCGAAGGATGTTCTTGCACTCAAGCCAATAGCTTCCGAATTGACTTCTATGACTCCAAGAAGTTCTTCTACTGCAACGACTCTGGATCTGCGCCGGAGATGTATCAGTGCCAGGAGGAGATGACTTTCGACGAGATGACGACCCAGTGTGTTAACGAGGAAAATCTTCCCGAATGCGAACGGTCGGGGATGTTTGCCATCGCGAGCAACTGCAGCCAGTACTACACATGCATTGCAAGCAAAGATGGATGGATCCAGAAGGCCCTCTCCTGCGAGACGCCCAACTTCATGTACAACGAAGCGTCGGGCAATTGCGAGGACCCATGCGGCTGGAACGACGGAGAGTTCTCGTGCGAGGCAGAGGGCCGCTTCCCCGACCCCAGGGACTGCCAGCGGTTCTTCGAGTGCATTGCGATCGGCGATGGATATCGGGTATTCTCCCGCGAATGTCCCGCCGGATACCAATGGGAGAGCGAAGGCCAGGGGGTTGGAATATGCACCAAGGCAGTCGGTGACTCTTCATGCAAAGCATTCACCCAAAATAAATGCGTTATCCCTGAAAATATGTGCAGCGCTGCCGGAGGATCGACATCAACAGGCGCAGATGAGCCACCAGTGAGGAGGACTGCTCGTAGAGGTGACCGGCGGACATGA